The candidate division KSB1 bacterium genome segment GCTCACCCTGGTCATGGAGGACATCGCCCAGGCCGGGCGAGCCAAGATGTTGATTGGTTCGCTCCTGTTTTTCAGCGCTTTTTTCCTCACAAAACGCCGCATGCCGGCTGGCGGCGCGGCACCAGCGGCACGCGCCAGGTTTCGAAGCGTGATCTTACTGGTCTTTCTCGGGATCATCCTGGTTGGTGCCTTCGAATTTGTTCGCTTCTATCGCGGTGCCAATGAGGTGTTTTATGGAATGTCGCGTCAATTGGGTGAGTTTACAGGCACGGGTTTCATAACCCCTTCGGTTTATTTGTATCTCAGTTCGCATGTGGGTGTCTTCAATGCCTATTGGAATGCTGGTGGCGAGTCGTTTTTTCCCGGCGCCAATACCTTTGCACCATTGTTTCGCGTGCTCGCCAAATTTGAGCTGGCTGACGCAGTCCCCTTTTTCCAAAAATTTTACAACGTTCCGGTGAGCACCAATACCGGCACCTACCTGCGCGAGTTGCATGCCGATTTCGGCCTGGCTGGCGTCCTGCTGGCACCTTTCCTGATCGGCTGGTTATGCACTTTTTTCATGACGCGTACGAAACGACAGCCGCGGCTGGTCAATCTGATCGTGCTCACCCATTTGTACCTGATCGTCATGTTTTCTTTTTTTTATCAGATCACCCGTTTGGGAGAATGGTTGATTAGTCTCCTGACT includes the following:
- a CDS encoding oligosaccharide repeat unit polymerase, giving the protein MLGALVGRLCFRRWFNHITLYSIIWGMGLALYEIGLIRYPRLAIAVWLMVLTAWVAFLIGSVLPALANRAVAVGQTGDCSPRSWSAHNQETRLLAIAILILTVLALFAVINHWVVLINRFGSITNVLLNGYQVYRLRTTGHAASIGVIPYVDSFALAACCLGGIYAARKGRMTLLALLPLLTLVMEDIAQAGRAKMLIGSLLFFSAFFLTKRRMPAGGAAPAARARFRSVILLVFLGIILVGAFEFVRFYRGANEVFYGMSRQLGEFTGTGFITPSVYLYLSSHVGVFNAYWNAGGESFFPGANTFAPLFRVLAKFELADAVPFFQKFYNVPVSTNTGTYLRELHADFGLAGVLLAPFLIGWLCTFFMTRTKRQPRLVNLIVLTHLYLIVMFSFFYQITRLGEWLISLLTALAVAMLVDLNRYLHRILRVGHT